From Chryseobacterium sp. IHB B 17019, one genomic window encodes:
- the der gene encoding ribosome biogenesis GTPase Der — MSNIVAIVGRPNVGKSTLFNRLLERREAIVDSTAGVTRDRHYGKSDWNGVDFTVIDTGGYDVNNDDVFQEEISKQVQLAIDEATSIIFMMNVEEGLTDTDYEIYELLRRANKPVYIVINKVDSAKEEIDATEFYQLGIDKYYTLSSATGSGTGEVLDDIVRDFPTTDYKDPFEGLPKITIAGRPNVGKSTLTNALLDADRNIVTDVAGTTRDSIQTLYNKFGHEFVLVDTAGMRRKSKVSEDLEFYSVMRSIRSIEYSDVVIIMVDATLGWESQDMNIFGLAQKNRKGIVIVVNKWDLIEDKKTNTVRDFEQSIKDKIGQFSDVPILFVSALTKQRILKAVEVAMEVYEARKKKIKTSKLNEVMLPIFEGTPPPANKGKFIKIKYCVQLPTPSPQFVFFCNLPQYVKEPYKRFTENQLRKEFGFTGVPIEVYFRQK, encoded by the coding sequence ATGTCGAATATTGTTGCAATCGTTGGGCGTCCCAACGTAGGAAAATCCACACTTTTTAATCGTTTACTGGAAAGAAGAGAAGCTATTGTAGATTCTACTGCAGGAGTTACCAGAGACCGTCATTACGGAAAATCTGACTGGAACGGAGTAGATTTTACCGTTATCGATACAGGTGGATATGATGTGAATAACGATGACGTTTTTCAGGAAGAAATCTCAAAACAAGTTCAGTTAGCAATCGATGAAGCTACTTCTATCATCTTTATGATGAACGTGGAAGAAGGTCTAACGGACACGGATTACGAAATTTACGAACTTTTAAGAAGAGCAAACAAACCCGTTTATATCGTTATCAATAAAGTAGATTCTGCTAAGGAAGAAATTGATGCTACTGAGTTCTATCAGTTAGGAATTGACAAATATTACACTTTATCGTCTGCAACAGGTTCCGGAACAGGAGAGGTTTTAGATGATATCGTAAGAGATTTCCCGACTACAGATTATAAAGATCCATTTGAGGGGCTGCCTAAAATTACCATTGCAGGCCGTCCTAATGTAGGAAAATCTACATTAACGAATGCCTTATTAGATGCAGACAGAAATATTGTAACGGATGTTGCTGGAACTACAAGAGATAGTATTCAGACTCTTTACAACAAATTCGGACATGAGTTTGTATTGGTAGATACTGCCGGAATGAGAAGGAAATCTAAGGTTTCTGAGGATCTTGAATTCTATTCTGTGATGAGATCTATACGTTCTATTGAATATTCCGATGTAGTAATCATTATGGTGGATGCTACTTTAGGATGGGAATCTCAGGATATGAATATCTTTGGTTTAGCACAGAAAAACAGAAAAGGTATTGTAATCGTGGTGAATAAATGGGATCTTATTGAAGATAAGAAAACCAATACGGTACGTGATTTCGAGCAATCAATTAAAGATAAGATCGGTCAGTTCAGTGATGTTCCAATTCTTTTTGTTTCAGCTTTAACGAAGCAGAGAATTCTAAAAGCCGTTGAAGTAGCGATGGAGGTTTATGAAGCCCGTAAGAAAAAGATCAAAACTTCAAAATTGAATGAAGTAATGCTTCCGATTTTTGAAGGAACTCCACCACCGGCGAATAAAGGAAAATTCATTAAAATCAAATATTGTGTACAGCTTCCAACGCCGTCACCACAGTTTGTATTCTTCTGTAACTTACCGCAATACGTAAAAGAACCTTATAAAAGATTTACTGAAAATCAATTGAGAAAAGAATTCGGGTTTACCGGAGTTCCGATCGAAGTATATTTCAGACAGAAATAA
- a CDS encoding alpha/beta fold hydrolase, which yields MLHLILLHGALGHSEIFEPFIEELSKYFIIHTPLFSGHGNIDLPENGITIEKYTEELAEYIKKENLKDVYIFGHSMGGYVALCYANQHPENVNSIMTLGTKFDWTEEQALKESKMLNPDVIAEKVPKYAALLENQHGEKWRQLLPAIAEMMISLGKNPPLKNNLTTINIPVQIMVGDQDNMVTLEESMEVYRSLPNAKLAVLPNTKHPMDKVRGNLLLNLMKDFWNLH from the coding sequence ATGCTACATCTTATTTTACTACATGGAGCTTTGGGTCACAGCGAAATTTTTGAACCTTTTATAGAAGAACTTTCAAAATATTTTATTATTCATACGCCTTTATTTTCCGGACACGGAAATATTGACCTTCCTGAAAATGGGATAACTATTGAAAAATATACTGAAGAACTGGCAGAATACATTAAAAAAGAAAACTTAAAAGATGTTTATATTTTCGGGCACAGCATGGGTGGTTATGTTGCGCTTTGCTATGCCAATCAACATCCTGAAAATGTAAATTCCATCATGACTTTGGGTACAAAATTCGACTGGACGGAGGAACAGGCTTTAAAAGAAAGTAAAATGCTTAATCCGGATGTTATTGCTGAAAAAGTCCCGAAATATGCTGCTCTTTTGGAAAATCAACATGGTGAAAAATGGCGACAACTGCTTCCCGCTATTGCAGAAATGATGATTTCTCTGGGTAAGAATCCGCCGTTGAAAAATAACTTAACAACAATCAATATTCCGGTTCAGATTATGGTTGGAGATCAAGACAATATGGTGACTCTTGAAGAAAGCATGGAGGTTTACAGAAGTCTTCCCAACGCAAAATTGGCCGTACTTCCCAATACGAAACATCCGATGGATAAAGTAAGGGGTAATTTATTGTTGAATTTAATGAAGGATTTCTGGAATCTACATTAA
- a CDS encoding RHS repeat-associated core domain-containing protein, producing the protein MYSYGWRDYMPDIARWNGNDQLAENYFSTSTYAYVANNPVSYSDVDGRWFDQDGNIIDTSGQTYGFLNSSVKPHYATNFLGVNPSDGGGGGGNGYTFIGNAAASYSIISQMEET; encoded by the coding sequence ATGTACAGCTATGGCTGGAGAGACTATATGCCGGATATTGCAAGATGGAACGGTAACGACCAGTTAGCTGAAAATTATTTTTCAACAAGTACGTATGCGTATGTTGCGAATAATCCTGTCTCTTACTCGGATGTAGACGGAAGATGGTTTGATCAGGATGGAAATATTATAGATACTTCGGGTCAGACGTATGGTTTCCTTAATTCATCGGTTAAACCTCATTATGCCACCAACTTTCTTGGGGTAAATCCTAGCGATGGCGGTGGAGGCGGTGGAAATGGTTACACCTTTATTGGCAATGCGGCAGCATCGTATTCAATTATTTCGCAAATGGAGGAAACATAA
- the queD gene encoding 6-carboxytetrahydropterin synthase QueD: protein MIRITKIFTFETAHVLYNYDGKCKNMHGHSYKLFVTVKGKPVNDLENPKNGMVVDFGDIKTIVKSEIVDVWDHAVLVNALSPHKDLGEDLEQKGHKVIYCTFQPTCENMLYAIAAKIKSRLPEGISLAYLKLHETENSYGEWFAEDNQ, encoded by the coding sequence ATGATACGTATTACAAAAATTTTTACATTCGAGACGGCTCATGTGCTGTATAATTATGATGGAAAATGTAAAAATATGCACGGGCATTCTTACAAGCTGTTTGTGACGGTGAAGGGAAAACCTGTCAATGATTTGGAAAATCCTAAAAATGGGATGGTGGTGGATTTTGGTGATATTAAAACGATCGTAAAATCTGAGATTGTAGATGTTTGGGACCATGCAGTTTTGGTCAATGCGCTTTCTCCTCATAAGGATTTGGGTGAAGATCTTGAGCAGAAAGGTCATAAAGTGATTTATTGTACTTTTCAGCCGACCTGCGAAAATATGTTATACGCCATCGCAGCAAAAATAAAATCAAGGCTTCCGGAAGGAATTTCTTTAGCTTACCTTAAACTTCACGAAACCGAAAACTCTTATGGAGAATGGTTTGCAGAAGATAATCAATAA
- the upp gene encoding uracil phosphoribosyltransferase, producing MNTVVLSTQFSLVNSWINELRNVEIQHDRMRFRRNMERIGEIAAFEISKSLEQKEIEIQTPLDTIRSKEIAVQPVITTILRAGVPLFQGILNYFDKADCGFVAAYRKHDANDYFSIKQDYLTCPNIDGRPLIVADPMLATGASLIEAIKDLLTNGTPTQLHIVAAIASKQGVETIEKAYPNAKIWVGAIDENLTSKGYITPGLGDAGDLSYGEKLQR from the coding sequence ATGAACACAGTTGTATTATCAACACAGTTTTCTTTAGTTAATTCCTGGATCAATGAACTCAGAAACGTTGAAATCCAGCACGACCGAATGAGATTTCGCAGAAATATGGAAAGAATCGGGGAAATTGCTGCTTTTGAAATCAGTAAAAGTTTAGAACAAAAAGAAATCGAAATTCAGACTCCTTTGGATACAATCAGGAGTAAAGAAATTGCTGTTCAGCCCGTTATTACAACTATTTTAAGAGCTGGAGTGCCTCTTTTTCAGGGGATTTTAAATTATTTTGATAAAGCGGATTGCGGATTTGTAGCAGCATACAGAAAACATGACGCGAATGATTATTTCTCAATTAAACAGGACTATCTGACCTGCCCGAACATCGACGGAAGGCCACTAATTGTTGCAGATCCCATGTTGGCAACCGGTGCATCCTTAATTGAAGCGATAAAAGATTTATTAACCAACGGAACCCCAACCCAACTCCACATTGTTGCAGCTATTGCTTCAAAACAAGGCGTTGAAACCATCGAAAAAGCATATCCAAACGCAAAAATATGGGTAGGAGCAATTGATGAAAATTTAACGTCAAAAGGCTACATCACACCAGGATTAGGCGATGCCGGAGATTTAAGCTACGGAGAAAAACTTCAGAGATGA
- a CDS encoding acyl-CoA thioesterase, producing MSLIYEKELQVTEKHIDQNNHVNNVQYVHWVEEIAVEHWNSVKHTTDYPNDIWMLLDHHIQYKKQVYLGDTITIKTYPKTPEGIRQPRKVEFYCKDQLVVDSLTLWVLVDKETQKIKRLESDWLEKLNF from the coding sequence ATGAGTTTGATTTACGAAAAAGAATTACAAGTAACAGAAAAGCATATCGATCAGAATAATCACGTAAATAACGTTCAATATGTACATTGGGTGGAAGAAATTGCTGTGGAACATTGGAATTCTGTAAAGCATACTACCGATTATCCCAATGACATTTGGATGCTTCTGGATCATCATATTCAATACAAAAAGCAGGTGTACTTAGGAGATACCATCACGATAAAAACATATCCGAAAACTCCTGAAGGAATTCGGCAGCCCAGAAAAGTTGAGTTTTACTGTAAGGATCAGCTTGTGGTAGATTCGCTTACACTTTGGGTTTTGGTGGATAAAGAAACACAGAAAATTAAAAGGCTGGAAAGTGACTGGCTGGAGAAACTTAATTTTTAA
- a CDS encoding ComF family protein, producing the protein MILDTFFPNRCIHCNRIIDADLLVCSLCFEQIHFTHFNYFKDNPVKEKCKLLFPVENTFSLMQFEEENLSRKIIHELKYRNREKTGKIIADWVTEQLDFEDQKPDLMVSVPLHPKKLKERGYNQLHLFTETLSDFYKIPFDHDLITRNHYSKAQALKDKQHRLETKNDFSITKNISGKHVLLIDDVFTTGNTLSTIAWEILKAGDNKISVLVMAMDV; encoded by the coding sequence ATGATTTTAGATACTTTCTTTCCGAACCGTTGTATCCATTGCAACCGGATTATTGATGCCGACCTGTTGGTCTGCAGTCTTTGCTTTGAGCAAATTCATTTTACACATTTTAATTATTTTAAAGATAATCCGGTAAAAGAAAAATGTAAACTGCTTTTTCCTGTTGAAAATACTTTTTCCCTGATGCAATTTGAAGAAGAAAATTTGAGCCGGAAAATCATTCACGAATTAAAATACAGAAACCGCGAAAAGACCGGAAAAATTATAGCTGATTGGGTAACTGAACAGTTGGATTTTGAAGATCAAAAGCCTGATCTGATGGTTTCCGTTCCGCTTCACCCAAAAAAATTGAAGGAAAGAGGCTATAATCAATTGCATCTATTCACCGAAACGTTGTCTGATTTTTATAAAATTCCTTTCGATCATGATTTAATTACAAGAAATCATTATTCCAAAGCTCAAGCTTTAAAAGATAAGCAGCACCGGCTGGAAACAAAAAATGATTTTTCCATCACCAAAAATATATCCGGAAAACATGTTTTGCTGATTGATGATGTTTTTACAACAGGAAACACTTTGTCTACCATTGCATGGGAAATTTTGAAGGCCGGAGACAATAAAATAAGTGTTCTGGTAATGGCGATGGATGTTTAA
- the aqpZ gene encoding aquaporin Z: MKKLFAEFFGTFWLVFGGCGSAIFASQIAPSANGQLGILLIGVALAFGLTVLTMAYAVGHISGGHFNPAVSFGLLAGGRFPAKDLIPYIVAQCLGAVVAAGALYVILSGSGTPDFSGPGAFATNFYGDAVYFGKGYSMGAAFLAEFLLTAFFLIIIMGATDKYANGKFAGIAIGLALTLIHLISIPITNTSVNPARSLSQAVFVGGNAMSQLWLFWVAPILGGVVGGLIYKFLLQRDSDEIVAD, from the coding sequence ATAAAAAAACTTTTTGCTGAATTTTTCGGCACATTTTGGCTTGTTTTCGGCGGTTGTGGAAGTGCTATTTTCGCCTCACAGATCGCCCCCTCAGCGAATGGGCAATTGGGAATTCTGTTGATAGGAGTTGCTTTGGCTTTCGGGCTTACTGTCCTTACGATGGCTTATGCCGTGGGACATATTTCGGGAGGACATTTCAACCCTGCTGTTTCCTTCGGGCTGTTGGCAGGAGGAAGATTTCCGGCTAAAGATCTTATCCCTTACATTGTAGCCCAGTGTTTAGGAGCTGTTGTAGCAGCGGGAGCTTTATATGTCATTTTGAGCGGTTCAGGTACTCCGGATTTTTCGGGGCCGGGAGCTTTTGCCACCAATTTTTATGGTGATGCCGTCTATTTTGGGAAAGGCTATTCGATGGGTGCAGCATTTTTGGCGGAATTTTTATTGACAGCTTTCTTCCTGATCATCATCATGGGAGCAACTGACAAGTACGCCAACGGAAAATTTGCCGGAATCGCAATTGGTTTAGCCTTAACATTAATCCATTTAATTTCAATTCCTATTACAAATACTTCTGTGAATCCTGCCAGATCACTTTCACAAGCAGTTTTCGTAGGAGGAAATGCAATGTCGCAGCTTTGGCTGTTCTGGGTAGCACCAATTCTTGGAGGTGTTGTAGGAGGATTAATCTACAAATTTTTACTGCAAAGAGATTCAGATGAAATTGTTGCTGACTAA
- a CDS encoding LuxE/PaaK family acyltransferase — MENIFDILTEEDFLSMSLKTFRYQYENVEIYRRFVDYLNINPDKVDTLTKIPFLPIEMFKNHQILDKNVTADLFFQSSGTTQMNLSKHFIADENIYQESIYKSFEQFIGKPEEYIFLGLLPSYLEKQHSSLIYMVDYLMKKSGKPENGYFLYNHSDLFELLNALKDKKVILFGVSFALLDFLDFCNINTQTLSLSQSLTVIETGGMKGRKEEMTKDELLKILQQGFKTDKIYSEYSMTELLSQAYSLGNNEYQCPNWMKIMVRNAEDPFNYEKEGRTGAINIIDLANIHSCSFIATQDLGKITGDKSQVLGRIDHSDIRGCSLLVS; from the coding sequence GTGGAAAATATATTCGACATATTGACAGAAGAGGACTTTTTGAGCATGTCATTAAAAACATTTCGTTACCAATACGAAAATGTTGAGATCTACAGGCGTTTTGTGGATTATCTGAACATTAATCCGGACAAAGTGGACACTCTGACAAAAATTCCGTTTCTGCCAATTGAGATGTTCAAAAATCATCAAATCCTGGATAAAAATGTAACTGCTGATCTGTTTTTTCAAAGTTCCGGAACGACACAGATGAATTTGTCTAAACATTTCATTGCGGATGAAAACATATATCAGGAAAGCATCTATAAAAGCTTTGAACAGTTTATCGGGAAGCCGGAGGAATATATTTTTCTGGGTCTTTTGCCAAGCTATTTGGAAAAACAACATTCATCGTTAATTTACATGGTAGATTACCTGATGAAAAAATCGGGCAAACCTGAAAACGGATATTTCCTCTACAATCATTCGGATTTATTTGAATTATTAAATGCTTTAAAAGATAAAAAAGTCATTCTCTTCGGTGTTTCATTTGCGCTTTTGGATTTTTTGGATTTTTGTAACATTAATACTCAAACTCTTTCACTCTCTCAGTCTCTCACAGTAATCGAGACCGGCGGAATGAAAGGCAGAAAAGAAGAAATGACAAAAGATGAATTGTTGAAAATTTTACAGCAAGGTTTTAAAACTGATAAAATTTATTCAGAATATTCCATGACGGAATTGCTTTCCCAGGCATATTCTTTAGGAAATAACGAATATCAATGTCCGAATTGGATGAAAATTATGGTAAGAAATGCCGAAGATCCTTTTAATTATGAAAAAGAAGGAAGGACCGGCGCGATAAACATTATTGATCTGGCAAATATTCATTCCTGTTCGTTCATTGCAACGCAGGATTTGGGGAAAATTACAGGCGATAAATCTCAAGTATTAGGAAGAATCGACCACTCCGATATTCGCGGCTGCAGCCTTTTGGTGAGCTAA
- a CDS encoding S41 family peptidase — MKKILPILILLLPFTSSAQQCDCLLNFDYMVGHVKTDYAGFKDKIKIGNKNVFESFTTSLRKKSIEAKNVDSCYVILRTWTNYFRDNHLRIQLDWRYRKKYPEAVKLLNGRFTKPKNISISIGKLESRTNIKILDDETVLLRFPSFEWGEKKNIDSLLQAYDQRLKKLPNWIIDLRGNDGGTDYAFSGLIPYIYTNPIKIKPDEFLSSKENIKILSKNLKDNELPQAGKDLIANLIKLMNQYPNQFVNPSGKDSFEIRLDTVYQYPSKVAILIDRNTASSAESFLLTAMQSSKVKVYGENSAGMLDYNNAQYFDIPCKDFNLVIPIGRSKRLPENPIDNIGVKPNIKIDEEEGDKINYIIKDMKR, encoded by the coding sequence ATGAAAAAAATTCTTCCTATTCTGATTTTACTTCTTCCTTTTACATCATCAGCGCAACAATGCGATTGTTTACTGAATTTTGATTACATGGTTGGTCACGTTAAAACTGATTACGCAGGTTTTAAAGATAAAATTAAAATTGGCAATAAAAATGTCTTCGAAAGTTTTACAACCTCATTAAGAAAAAAATCAATCGAAGCTAAGAATGTCGATTCATGCTATGTTATCCTTAGAACATGGACCAATTATTTCAGAGATAATCACCTTCGAATCCAGCTTGATTGGAGATATAGAAAGAAGTATCCAGAAGCAGTAAAGTTGTTGAACGGACGATTTACTAAACCAAAGAACATTTCAATTTCAATAGGAAAGTTAGAATCAAGGACTAATATCAAAATACTTGATGATGAAACTGTTCTATTAAGATTTCCGTCTTTTGAATGGGGTGAGAAAAAAAACATTGATAGTTTACTGCAAGCTTACGATCAGAGACTGAAGAAATTGCCGAACTGGATTATCGATTTAAGGGGTAATGATGGAGGAACTGATTATGCTTTCAGCGGACTAATACCTTACATCTATACTAATCCAATAAAGATCAAGCCTGATGAATTTCTCTCCTCGAAGGAGAACATTAAGATCTTAAGTAAAAATCTTAAAGATAATGAACTACCACAGGCTGGAAAAGATCTAATAGCTAATTTAATTAAGCTGATGAATCAATACCCAAATCAGTTTGTCAATCCTTCCGGAAAAGATAGCTTCGAAATTAGGCTTGATACTGTATATCAATATCCAAGTAAAGTAGCTATACTGATTGATAGAAATACAGCGAGTTCTGCAGAATCATTTCTGTTAACCGCGATGCAGAGCAGCAAGGTGAAAGTTTACGGAGAAAATTCAGCTGGAATGTTAGACTACAATAACGCTCAATACTTTGATATTCCATGCAAAGATTTCAACTTGGTAATACCTATTGGACGTTCGAAACGCCTTCCTGAAAACCCAATCGATAATATTGGCGTGAAACCCAACATAAAAATTGATGAGGAGGAAGGGGATAAAATAAATTATATCATAAAAGATATGAAAAGATAG
- a CDS encoding UDP-2,3-diacylglucosamine diphosphatase: MLKTIINLESGKKVYFASDQHFGAPNPKESKVREERFIRWMDEIKHDAQVLFLMGDLFDFWHEWKHVIPKGYVRVLGKIAELKDRGIHIYFFVGNHDLWMKDYLEEEIGCTVFYQKQYFEMGGKQFLLAHGDGLGPGDKGYKRMKKLFTNPIAQWFFKWLHPDIAMKIALYMSQKNKMISGDEDKEFLGEDKEFLIIYSKEKLKTQKIDYFIYGHRHLPMVLDLEGKAKYINLGDWISYFTYGVFEHDFELKMFEENTKKITP, translated from the coding sequence GTGTTAAAAACGATCATCAATTTAGAATCCGGAAAAAAAGTGTACTTCGCTTCAGATCAGCACTTCGGTGCGCCCAATCCGAAGGAAAGCAAAGTGCGTGAAGAGCGGTTTATCCGTTGGATGGATGAGATCAAGCATGATGCACAGGTTTTGTTTCTGATGGGTGATTTATTTGATTTTTGGCATGAATGGAAGCATGTGATTCCCAAAGGATACGTCCGGGTTTTAGGGAAAATTGCAGAATTGAAGGATCGTGGAATTCATATTTATTTTTTTGTAGGGAACCATGATCTTTGGATGAAAGACTATTTGGAAGAAGAAATAGGCTGTACGGTTTTTTATCAGAAACAATATTTTGAGATGGGTGGAAAGCAGTTTCTATTGGCTCATGGTGATGGATTAGGGCCCGGAGATAAAGGGTATAAAAGGATGAAAAAGCTCTTTACCAATCCTATTGCTCAGTGGTTTTTCAAATGGCTGCATCCTGATATTGCCATGAAAATCGCGTTGTATATGTCTCAAAAAAACAAAATGATTTCCGGCGATGAAGACAAAGAGTTTTTGGGCGAGGATAAAGAATTTTTAATTATTTATTCTAAAGAAAAGTTGAAAACGCAGAAGATAGACTATTTTATTTACGGACATCGCCACCTGCCGATGGTGCTTGATTTGGAAGGAAAAGCAAAATATATCAATCTTGGAGACTGGATTTCATATTTCACATATGGTGTTTTTGAACATGATTTTGAATTAAAAATGTTTGAAGAAAACACAAAAAAAATTACCCCATAA